The Microterricola viridarii genome segment GCCACCGGCGCCGTCGTCGAGGACATCCTGTTCGAGCTGAACAAGACGCAGGGCATCACGCTCATCATCGTCACCCACGACCACGAGCTGGCCGCCCGCTGCGACCGCCAGTTCTATATCAAGGACGGCCTCGAAGCGGTTCCGGATGCCGCGGCATCCGTCGCACCGACCGGCACCGACTCGGCAGCAGGAGCCAACGCATGAACCCCCTCGACGTTCTGAAATCCGCCGTCTCCAACACCTTCCGCAACAAGGTGCGCACGCTGCTCACCGTCATCGCGATCTTCATCGGTGCGTTCACGCTGGCGATCACGAGCGCCATCGGCGCCGGCGTCTCCAGCTACATCGACGCCCAGATCTCCTCCATCGGCGGCGACAACATGCTCACCGTCGCGGCGGCCGTCGACAGCTCGGCCCCCACCGACGGTCCGGCGCCCTACGACCCAGACGCCAAGTCAACGGCGTCGGGGATGTCGCTGCTGAGCGCCGACGACATCACCGCGATCAGAGCCGTCGACGGCATCGACGACGTGCAGCCGACCGTGATGCTCTCGCCCGACTACATCGAGTTCGGCGACAACGGCAAGTACCAGCTCAGCGTCAACCCGATGGCCGGCATCGCCACGATCGACCTCGCAGCTGGCAAGCAGCTGGAGTCGGGGTCGGGCCAGAACCAGATCCTGCTGCCGGCCAGCTACGTCGAGGGCATCGGCTTCGACGACGTGGAATCCGCCATCGGCGAGACGGTCACGATCGCCATCACCGACTACACGGGCACCCAGCACACCGTCGAGGCGACGGTGCAGGGTGTGCAGAACGACTCGCTGTTCGGCGGCGGCGCCGGCCTGAACGCCGAGCTGCGCGACGCGCTCGACGCACTGAAGTCGACGGGCATGCCCGCCGCCGTCAGCTCCGGCTACGTCATGGCGGTCGCCTTCGTCGACGGCAGCGACGTCTCGCAGATGGAGACCATCAAGTCCGAGCTCTCCGCCCTCGGCTTCCAGGGCATGACCGTCACCGACCAGATCGGCGCCATCCAGGACGTCATCAACGGCATCATCGGCGTGCTGAACGCCTTCGCCGTGATCGCCCTCATCGCGGCCGGCTTCGGCATCATCAACACCCTGCTGATGAGCGTGCAGGAGCGCACCCGCGAGATCGGCCTGATGAAGGCCATGGGCATGGGCGCGGGCAAGATCTTCGCCCTGTTCAGCTTCGAGGCGATCTTCATCGGCTTCCTCGGCTCGGCCCTGGGCGCCGTCGTGGCGATCGCGGTCGGCACCGGCATCA includes the following:
- a CDS encoding ABC transporter permease; amino-acid sequence: MNPLDVLKSAVSNTFRNKVRTLLTVIAIFIGAFTLAITSAIGAGVSSYIDAQISSIGGDNMLTVAAAVDSSAPTDGPAPYDPDAKSTASGMSLLSADDITAIRAVDGIDDVQPTVMLSPDYIEFGDNGKYQLSVNPMAGIATIDLAAGKQLESGSGQNQILLPASYVEGIGFDDVESAIGETVTIAITDYTGTQHTVEATVQGVQNDSLFGGGAGLNAELRDALDALKSTGMPAAVSSGYVMAVAFVDGSDVSQMETIKSELSALGFQGMTVTDQIGAIQDVINGIIGVLNAFAVIALIAAGFGIINTLLMSVQERTREIGLMKAMGMGAGKIFALFSFEAIFIGFLGSALGAVVAIAVGTGISSALSATVLSGLPGLTIMLFTPASIATIIGIVMLIAFLAGTLPARRAAKQNPIDALRYE